The nucleotide window CGAAGCGTTAATGGGAGGCTTCCCAGAGGGCTGCGTTGTCGCTCTGCTCGGAGACACCTCTTCAACCCACGAGCTCTTCGCCAAGCAGCTCCTGTACCTACACGTAGCCAACAAGGGCTCAGCTACGTACATATGTACTCGTAAGCCAGCGCTCGACATCGAGAAGGAGATGGCCGCGTACGGAATGGTGGCCGAGGGGGCTAAGAAAGACGGCAGGTGGGCTATAATTGAAGCACTAACTAGGTCCTCGCGCGAATCCCTCTTAGAGATAGCTAGGGCTGAGATGAAGAAGGGTAGGTGGGTAGCTATAGACTCGCTCTCACACCTGGCCTCCCTAGGTATCTATAGCCTCGAGGTTGAAGACCCACTTACTCAGAAGCCTCTCCTAGGCCTCGTAAGGGGGCTGGTTAGGGCCTCGAGGGAGGCGGGCGGAGTACACTTAGTCTTAGTCACCAAGGGGATTAT belongs to Candidatus Nezhaarchaeota archaeon and includes:
- a CDS encoding RAD55 family ATPase, producing the protein MSQRARTWMPGLDEALMGGFPEGCVVALLGDTSSTHELFAKQLLYLHVANKGSATYICTRKPALDIEKEMAAYGMVAEGAKKDGRWAIIEALTRSSRESLLEIARAEMKKGRWVAIDSLSHLASLGIYSLEVEDPLTQKPLLGLVRGLVRASREAGGVHLVLVTKGIMERRTEALIEDLVDFVIDFSYDLAPGRVAHRLFVKKAGAPINTPVISFRVAKEGIVIETAVRV